The following coding sequences lie in one Haladaptatus sp. DJG-WS-42 genomic window:
- the alaS gene encoding alanine--tRNA ligase, translated as MSDLEAEYRLEYFETEDFHRLECSECGAHFWTRDGSRETCGEPPCAEYSFIDNPGFDGEYTLEEMREAFLSFFEENDHTRIDPYPVAANRWRDDVLLTQASIYDFQPLVTSGQTPPPANPLTISQPCIRMQDIDNVGKTGRHTMAFEMMAHHAFNAKEEAGDTYAYEGEVYWKSETVAYCDQFFESLGVDPVEITYIEDPWVGGGNAGPAFEVIFKGVELATLVFMSLEQDPDGDYEMKDGNTYSEMDTYIVDTGYGLERWTWVSQGTPTVYEAVYPDMIAFLKENADIELTEGQEDIVHRAAKLAGHMDIDEAEDMESARDNIADHIGVSTTELVELMEPLEDIYAIADHCRTLAYMLGDGIVPSNVSTGYLTRMVLRRTKRLVDNVGIDAPLDELVDMQAERLGYRNRDTIRDIVRTEVEKYRETLERGGRRVRQLAEEYAKSGEPIPTRELIELYDSHGIQPDMVEEIALDVGADVNVPDDFYSLVASRHGGEQAFEDEDEGNESPEDRLSELPKTDRLYYEDQQRTEFEAVVIDVFEREDGYDVVLDQTMFYPEGGGQPADRGSLATDDVSVEVTDVQIVDGVVLHRTDDDPGKGEFVRGQVDTTRRRRLMRHHTATHVVIHAARKVLGEHIRQAGAQKGITSSRIDVTHYNRITREQIKEIERLANEIVMDNTPVKQEWPDRHDAESKHGFDLYQGGIPPGENIRLIYVADDVQACGGTHVARTGDIGAIKILTTERVQDGVERLVFAAGDAAIEATQENEDSLYEAADILDVSPEEVPATAERFFEEWKGRGKQIEDLKEQLAEIRASGGAGGEEIELADGAVAIVQRIDADMDELRATANALAEDGKIAVLGSGASGAQFVVAVPNGVDVNAGEVVGELARRVGGGGGGPADFAQGGGPDADKLDDALDEAPEVLKNVLNA; from the coding sequence ATGAGCGACCTCGAAGCGGAGTATCGTCTCGAATATTTCGAGACGGAGGACTTCCACCGACTGGAGTGCTCTGAGTGCGGGGCGCACTTCTGGACGCGAGATGGGTCTCGCGAGACCTGTGGTGAGCCGCCGTGTGCTGAGTACAGTTTCATCGACAACCCCGGGTTCGACGGCGAATACACCTTAGAGGAGATGCGCGAGGCGTTCCTCTCGTTTTTCGAGGAAAACGACCACACGCGCATCGACCCCTATCCCGTCGCCGCGAATCGCTGGCGCGACGACGTACTGTTGACCCAAGCATCCATCTACGACTTCCAACCACTCGTCACGAGCGGGCAGACGCCGCCACCGGCCAATCCACTCACAATTAGCCAGCCGTGCATCCGGATGCAAGACATCGACAACGTGGGCAAAACCGGCCGCCATACGATGGCGTTCGAGATGATGGCCCACCACGCCTTCAACGCCAAAGAGGAGGCAGGGGACACGTACGCCTACGAGGGCGAAGTCTACTGGAAATCGGAGACGGTCGCGTACTGCGACCAGTTCTTCGAATCGCTCGGCGTCGACCCCGTCGAAATCACCTACATCGAAGACCCGTGGGTTGGCGGCGGCAACGCCGGGCCCGCGTTCGAAGTCATCTTCAAGGGTGTCGAACTCGCCACGCTCGTCTTCATGTCCTTAGAACAGGACCCAGACGGCGACTACGAGATGAAAGACGGCAACACGTACTCCGAGATGGACACGTACATCGTGGACACCGGGTACGGCTTAGAGCGCTGGACGTGGGTCAGTCAGGGCACGCCAACGGTGTACGAAGCCGTCTACCCCGACATGATTGCGTTCTTGAAAGAGAACGCGGACATCGAACTCACCGAGGGGCAAGAAGACATCGTCCACCGCGCCGCGAAGCTCGCGGGGCACATGGACATCGACGAGGCAGAGGACATGGAATCCGCCCGCGACAACATCGCAGACCACATCGGCGTTTCGACGACCGAATTGGTCGAGCTGATGGAGCCCCTTGAGGACATCTACGCGATTGCCGACCACTGCCGGACGCTTGCGTACATGCTCGGCGACGGCATCGTCCCCTCGAACGTCTCGACGGGCTATCTGACGCGCATGGTGCTTCGGCGCACCAAGCGCCTCGTGGACAACGTCGGCATCGACGCCCCACTCGATGAACTCGTTGACATGCAGGCAGAGCGCCTTGGCTACCGCAACCGCGACACCATCCGCGACATCGTCCGGACGGAAGTCGAGAAATACCGCGAGACGCTCGAACGCGGCGGCCGTCGTGTCCGCCAACTCGCAGAAGAGTATGCAAAAAGCGGCGAGCCCATTCCGACGCGCGAACTCATCGAACTCTACGACTCCCACGGCATCCAGCCGGACATGGTCGAAGAGATTGCCCTTGACGTTGGGGCAGATGTGAATGTCCCCGACGACTTCTACAGCCTCGTGGCCTCGCGCCACGGCGGCGAGCAGGCGTTCGAGGACGAAGATGAAGGCAACGAGTCCCCAGAAGACCGGCTTTCGGAACTGCCGAAAACAGACCGTCTGTACTACGAAGACCAACAGCGCACCGAATTCGAAGCCGTCGTCATCGACGTGTTCGAGCGCGAAGACGGCTACGACGTCGTCTTAGACCAGACGATGTTCTACCCCGAGGGTGGGGGCCAGCCAGCAGACCGCGGCTCGCTCGCGACCGACGACGTGAGCGTCGAAGTCACGGACGTGCAAATCGTCGATGGCGTCGTCCTCCATCGCACCGACGACGACCCCGGCAAGGGCGAGTTCGTCCGCGGGCAGGTCGATACAACCCGCCGCCGTCGGCTGATGCGCCACCACACCGCGACCCACGTCGTGATTCACGCCGCGCGCAAGGTGCTCGGCGAGCACATCCGTCAGGCCGGTGCCCAGAAGGGCATCACCTCTTCGCGCATCGACGTGACGCACTACAACCGCATCACGCGCGAGCAGATTAAAGAAATCGAACGCCTTGCAAACGAAATCGTGATGGACAACACGCCGGTCAAACAGGAGTGGCCAGACCGTCACGACGCAGAGAGCAAACACGGCTTTGACCTGTATCAAGGCGGGATTCCGCCGGGTGAGAACATCCGCCTCATCTACGTCGCAGACGACGTGCAGGCCTGTGGTGGCACCCACGTTGCCCGAACCGGCGACATCGGCGCCATCAAGATTCTCACCACCGAGCGCGTCCAAGACGGGGTCGAGCGCCTCGTCTTCGCCGCCGGTGACGCCGCCATCGAGGCGACTCAAGAAAACGAAGACTCGCTCTACGAAGCCGCCGACATCCTCGACGTGAGCCCCGAGGAAGTGCCTGCGACCGCAGAACGCTTCTTCGAGGAGTGGAAGGGCCGCGGCAAGCAGATAGAGGACTTGAAAGAACAGCTCGCCGAGATTCGCGCCAGCGGCGGCGCGGGCGGCGAGGAAATCGAACTTGCGGATGGCGCGGTCGCCATCGTCCAGCGCATCGACGCCGACATGGACGAACTCCGAGCGACCGCGAACGCCCTCGCTGAAGACGGGAAAATCGCCGTCCTCGGCAGTGGCGCATCCGGCGCGCAGTTCGTCGTCGCCGTCCCGAACGGCGTGGACGTGAACGCCGGTGAGGTTGTCGGCGAACTCGCCCGCCGCGTCGGCGGCGGCGGTGGCGGTCCGGCAGACTTCGCCCAAGGTGGCGGCCCGGACGCCGACAAGTTGGACGACGCGCTTGACGAAGCGCCCGAAGTCCTGAAAAACGTCCTGAACGCGTAA
- a CDS encoding TspO/MBR family protein: MDTSNRSSLPTRRPYSTLAGAILVSELLGALGTVFTASQINTWYATLAKPAFNPPNWVFALGQ; the protein is encoded by the coding sequence ATGGACACTTCCAATCGTTCGTCGCTTCCGACTCGACGTCCGTATAGCACCCTCGCTGGAGCGATTCTCGTCTCTGAACTTCTCGGCGCACTCGGAACCGTGTTCACCGCGTCGCAAATCAACACGTGGTACGCAACCCTTGCCAAACCCGCGTTCAACCCGCCAAACTGGGTGTTCGCACTTGGCCAGTAA
- a CDS encoding site-specific integrase, whose translation MTLSETEAYDSIVTSIDKQKSDSTASEYIRHVSRFRDWMDERERSIFEADSLYVEEHFEHMLDEGYSPSTVRVRKAGLSTFFKRAMKYSEAGRIDAEVSSNPTESVKLGRWTRMSQQSSKQQETNERVFYLKPNEVEELASHVPTPTLRNELIIRLLFQTGMRRGELCRLRLSDVELDTRVLSVSDTKSDTSRKVRYQPSIDFLMRQWIEVQRESVGMADESEYLFPTGRSLHLSGNRLNGMVRIAAENAGLQRAYGTDMNGNERHEITAHVLRHSFAMECVRQGWDVYYLKEAMGHHDISVTVDNYLHGAQDDVLEEFRRKGPNSE comes from the coding sequence ATGACTCTCTCAGAGACAGAAGCATACGACAGCATCGTCACTAGCATAGATAAACAGAAGTCTGATTCAACGGCCTCTGAGTACATCCGGCACGTATCTCGGTTCCGCGATTGGATGGACGAGCGTGAGCGGAGTATCTTCGAGGCTGACTCTCTATATGTTGAGGAACACTTTGAGCATATGCTTGATGAGGGGTATTCTCCCTCTACCGTCAGAGTACGGAAGGCGGGCCTCTCTACGTTCTTCAAGCGAGCGATGAAATACTCCGAGGCAGGTCGAATTGATGCCGAGGTTTCGTCCAACCCTACTGAGTCGGTCAAGTTGGGCAGGTGGACACGGATGAGCCAGCAGTCCTCGAAACAGCAAGAGACGAATGAGCGAGTATTCTACCTCAAGCCGAACGAAGTTGAAGAACTGGCTAGCCATGTCCCAACACCGACCCTACGGAATGAACTCATCATCCGACTGCTCTTTCAGACAGGTATGCGTCGGGGCGAACTGTGCCGTCTCCGCCTCTCCGACGTAGAACTCGATACACGGGTGTTGAGCGTCTCAGACACCAAATCAGATACTTCGCGGAAGGTCCGTTATCAGCCTTCAATCGATTTCCTGATGCGCCAGTGGATTGAGGTACAGCGTGAAAGTGTTGGGATGGCTGATGAATCTGAGTATCTGTTCCCAACTGGTCGGAGTCTCCATCTGTCGGGCAATCGGTTGAATGGGATGGTGCGTATAGCCGCTGAAAATGCTGGACTCCAACGTGCCTACGGAACAGATATGAACGGGAACGAGCGGCACGAAATAACCGCGCACGTCCTACGTCACTCGTTTGCTATGGAGTGCGTTCGACAGGGGTGGGACGTCTACTATCTTAAGGAAGCGATGGGCCACCACGACATCTCTGTAACTGTGGACAACTACCTACACGGCGCACAAGACGACGTATTAGAGGAGTTTAGACGGAAGGGACCAAATTCGGAGTAA
- a CDS encoding replication factor C small subunit, with the protein MSEADTESRAGREEIWIEKYRPETLDDVVGHENIVGRLKSYVAKNDLPHLLFSGPAGVGKTTSAVAIARELYGDDWRENFLELNASDERGIDVVRDRIKNFARASFGGYDYRVIFLDEADSLTSDAQSALRRTMEQFSNNTRFILSCNYSSRIIDPIQSRCAVFRFAPLDDDAVAAQVRIIAETEGIPVTDEGVEALVYAADGDMRKAINALQAAAVMGEEVNEEAVFTITSTARPEEIKEMVMKALDGDFTAARSTLDELLTEKGLAGGDIINQLHRSVWEFGLSDKDAVRVMDRIGEADYRITAGANERVQLEALLASLALHD; encoded by the coding sequence ATGAGCGAGGCGGACACTGAATCGCGGGCCGGACGCGAGGAAATCTGGATCGAGAAGTATCGCCCGGAGACCCTAGACGATGTCGTCGGTCACGAGAACATCGTGGGGCGACTCAAAAGCTACGTGGCGAAAAACGACCTGCCACACCTCCTGTTTTCGGGGCCAGCAGGCGTCGGCAAGACCACCTCCGCGGTCGCCATCGCCCGCGAACTCTACGGCGACGACTGGCGTGAGAACTTTCTCGAACTGAACGCCTCAGACGAACGTGGCATCGACGTGGTGCGCGACCGCATCAAGAACTTCGCGCGGGCGAGTTTCGGCGGCTACGATTACCGCGTCATCTTCCTCGATGAGGCCGACTCACTGACCTCTGACGCCCAGTCCGCCCTCCGCCGGACGATGGAGCAGTTCTCGAACAACACGCGCTTCATCCTCTCGTGTAACTACTCCTCGCGCATCATCGACCCCATCCAGTCGCGGTGTGCCGTCTTCCGCTTCGCACCCCTCGACGACGACGCCGTGGCAGCACAGGTGCGCATCATCGCCGAAACCGAGGGCATTCCAGTAACCGACGAGGGTGTCGAAGCGCTCGTCTACGCCGCAGACGGGGACATGCGCAAGGCCATCAACGCGCTCCAAGCCGCCGCGGTCATGGGCGAAGAAGTGAACGAGGAAGCCGTGTTCACCATCACCTCGACCGCCCGCCCCGAGGAAATCAAGGAGATGGTCATGAAAGCGCTCGACGGCGATTTCACCGCTGCGCGCTCGACGCTCGATGAGTTACTCACCGAAAAAGGGCTCGCGGGCGGCGACATCATCAACCAACTCCACCGCTCGGTGTGGGAGTTCGGCCTGTCTGACAAGGACGCCGTTCGCGTGATGGACCGCATTGGCGAAGCCGACTACCGGATTACCGCAGGCGCAAACGAGCGCGTCCAGTTAGAGGCACTGCTGGCTTCGCTTGCACTCCACGACTAG
- a CDS encoding polymer-forming cytoskeletal protein, with protein sequence MRVRVGTHRHILAALLTLIVLFGAIPGVVAAETRTGGDVTIGAGETINDNLDIFAGNVVINGDVNGDVNVFSGNVVINGEVTGSVSAFAGTITVNGDVGGDVAAFGGTTTLGPEATVGGNFETGSGSTVVNGQIAGDARIDSDSIVLGSTAAIAGNLEYDGELNRAPDATVGGTVTRNAGLGVGPVVDTPDTGFFDATFTIYGFLVSFLLGAVLLLVFPKFSGRVSDAATTAPLRSGGVGLLTLLGVPIVLVVLLLTIVGIPLSLAGIFLFAVVLWVGTIYGRYAIGTWLLDFAGYPNRWAALFLGLLVVALGARIPFVGGIISFLVLLLGLGALALTAYRTYRGEKTPPEPLVEGEPDDTGDTWVPPT encoded by the coding sequence ATGAGGGTACGGGTGGGAACACACAGACACATCCTTGCGGCCTTGCTCACGCTTATCGTCCTGTTCGGAGCGATTCCCGGCGTCGTAGCGGCCGAAACGCGCACCGGCGGCGACGTGACGATTGGAGCCGGCGAGACCATCAACGACAACCTCGACATCTTCGCAGGCAACGTCGTCATCAACGGCGACGTAAACGGCGACGTGAACGTGTTTTCGGGGAACGTCGTCATCAACGGCGAGGTGACCGGCTCCGTCTCAGCCTTCGCGGGCACCATCACGGTGAACGGTGACGTCGGCGGCGACGTGGCAGCCTTCGGTGGAACCACCACGCTCGGGCCTGAGGCGACCGTCGGCGGCAACTTCGAAACCGGCTCCGGCTCGACGGTCGTGAACGGCCAAATCGCCGGTGACGCGCGCATCGACAGCGACTCTATCGTCCTCGGCTCGACCGCCGCCATTGCGGGCAACCTTGAGTACGACGGCGAGCTCAACCGCGCGCCCGACGCGACGGTCGGCGGCACGGTCACGCGCAACGCCGGACTCGGGGTCGGCCCAGTCGTTGACACGCCCGACACGGGCTTCTTCGACGCGACGTTCACCATCTACGGCTTCCTCGTAAGCTTCCTGCTCGGCGCGGTGTTGTTGCTCGTCTTCCCGAAGTTTTCGGGCCGGGTTTCAGACGCCGCGACGACCGCCCCGCTGCGCTCGGGCGGCGTTGGCCTGCTCACGCTGCTTGGCGTGCCCATCGTGCTGGTGGTGCTCCTGCTCACCATCGTCGGCATCCCGCTCTCGCTCGCGGGTATCTTCCTGTTCGCCGTCGTCCTGTGGGTAGGTACCATCTACGGCCGCTACGCCATCGGGACGTGGCTGCTTGACTTCGCGGGCTACCCGAACCGCTGGGCCGCGCTGTTCCTTGGCCTGCTCGTGGTCGCTTTGGGCGCGCGCATCCCGTTCGTCGGCGGCATCATCTCATTCCTCGTCCTCCTGCTCGGGCTTGGGGCGCTCGCGCTCACGGCCTACCGCACCTACCGCGGCGAGAAGACGCCACCGGAACCGCTCGTCGAGGGCGAACCCGACGACACGGGCGACACGTGGGTGCCGCCGACGTAA
- a CDS encoding ubiquitin-like small modifier protein 2, whose amino-acid sequence MRVTVEVVGEDTHEVTLEDGTYADLVEAVGLNVHEVSVLVDGSLVPEDQPIDAARVKILRLIKGG is encoded by the coding sequence ATGCGCGTCACGGTCGAAGTCGTTGGCGAGGACACCCACGAGGTCACACTCGAAGACGGCACGTACGCAGACCTCGTGGAGGCAGTGGGCCTCAACGTCCACGAAGTCTCGGTGTTAGTCGATGGCTCACTCGTCCCCGAAGACCAACCAATTGACGCAGCGCGCGTCAAAATTCTCCGACTCATCAAAGGCGGATAA
- a CDS encoding GNAT family N-acetyltransferase: MRVRPATVDELPTVMTILDGAMLEADATTVREKCDTREALVAVDDGRILGALIRSGQKIDAVAVRRARRGQGIGRSLVDAVGEDVDHIEAAFDEKNRPFYAKLGFEIEELGGGRFRGVKR; this comes from the coding sequence ATGCGCGTCCGGCCTGCCACCGTGGATGAACTGCCGACGGTCATGACCATTTTAGACGGCGCGATGCTCGAAGCGGACGCCACTACCGTCCGTGAAAAGTGTGACACGCGGGAGGCGCTCGTCGCCGTAGACGACGGGCGGATTCTGGGCGCACTCATCCGCTCTGGCCAGAAAATCGACGCCGTGGCCGTCCGCCGCGCTCGTCGTGGGCAGGGCATCGGCCGGTCGCTCGTGGACGCCGTAGGCGAGGACGTTGACCACATTGAAGCCGCGTTCGACGAAAAAAATCGACCGTTCTACGCAAAACTCGGCTTCGAGATTGAAGAACTCGGAGGCGGGCGGTTTCGCGGCGTCAAACGCTAA
- a CDS encoding phosphoglucomutase/phosphomannomutase family protein has translation MDKISFGTDGWRATLDVFTTPRVRMVGQAVATTLTDKGETRPIAIGYDARETSRGFADALADVLTANGFDVVMPPRDCPTPVVAWNIVERDLAGALMVTASHNPPEYNGVKFIPDDGAPALPGVTDEIVSNLAEPIALPDADHGSVEEVDFVSTHRDHALDLVSGDLSGLTIAYDAMHGSGRGVTDALLEAAGAEVIRLRGARDVTFGGTSPEPNAENLQALAEVVESGEADLGVANDGDADRIGIVTKKRGYLSANLFFAAIYDYLLESDSGPAVRTVSTTYLIDRIAEAHGQAVVETAVGFKWVAQAMQESDALMGGEESGGFSIRGHVPEKDGVLMALLAAVAESEKSLDKRVTDLLAEHGEIRQNKISLDCPDSEKARVLEALDGDLPETVAGVAVKDVNSKDGFKILLSDGSWLLVRPSGTEPKLRVYAEAGSDERVAELLAAGRELVEPLV, from the coding sequence ATGGACAAGATTTCATTTGGCACCGACGGGTGGCGCGCCACCCTCGACGTGTTCACCACGCCGCGCGTGCGCATGGTTGGGCAAGCCGTCGCCACCACCCTCACAGACAAGGGCGAAACGCGCCCCATCGCCATCGGCTACGACGCCCGCGAAACCTCGCGTGGGTTCGCAGACGCACTCGCCGACGTGCTCACCGCAAACGGCTTCGACGTGGTGATGCCGCCGCGCGACTGCCCGACACCGGTCGTCGCGTGGAACATCGTGGAGCGAGACCTCGCGGGCGCGCTCATGGTCACGGCGAGCCACAACCCCCCGGAGTACAACGGCGTGAAGTTCATCCCCGACGACGGCGCGCCCGCACTCCCCGGCGTCACGGACGAAATCGTCTCCAATCTCGCAGAACCCATCGCGCTCCCCGACGCCGACCACGGCAGCGTCGAAGAAGTGGACTTCGTCAGCACACATCGCGACCACGCGCTCGACCTCGTTTCGGGCGACCTCTCGGGACTCACGATTGCCTACGACGCGATGCACGGCAGCGGGCGCGGCGTCACCGACGCCCTCTTAGAAGCCGCCGGTGCGGAGGTCATCCGCCTGCGTGGAGCGCGCGACGTGACCTTCGGCGGGACGTCCCCCGAGCCGAACGCCGAAAATCTGCAAGCGCTCGCAGAGGTTGTCGAATCGGGTGAAGCCGACCTCGGGGTGGCGAACGACGGCGACGCAGACCGCATCGGCATCGTCACCAAAAAACGGGGCTACCTGAGCGCGAACCTGTTTTTCGCCGCCATCTACGACTATCTGCTCGAATCGGATTCCGGCCCGGCCGTCCGCACGGTTTCGACCACCTACCTCATCGACCGGATTGCCGAAGCTCACGGCCAAGCAGTCGTCGAGACCGCCGTCGGATTCAAATGGGTCGCTCAGGCAATGCAGGAGTCGGATGCCCTCATGGGCGGCGAGGAGTCGGGCGGCTTCTCCATCCGCGGGCACGTCCCCGAAAAAGACGGCGTGCTGATGGCGCTGCTCGCGGCGGTCGCCGAGTCAGAAAAATCGCTCGACAAGCGCGTCACGGACCTGCTCGCAGAGCACGGTGAGATTCGGCAGAACAAGATTAGTCTGGACTGCCCTGACTCGGAGAAAGCCCGAGTACTCGAAGCACTTGACGGCGACCTTCCCGAGACGGTGGCCGGGGTGGCAGTCAAAGACGTAAATTCGAAAGACGGCTTCAAAATCCTCCTCTCAGACGGGTCGTGGCTGCTGGTTCGTCCCTCGGGGACGGAACCGAAACTGCGCGTGTATGCAGAAGCGGGCAGCGACGAGCGCGTGGCTGAACTGCTCGCAGCAGGCCGAGAACTGGTCGAACCGCTCGTCTGA
- a CDS encoding GIY-YIG nuclease family protein, with protein MHYVYVVECADGSLYTGYTTDVTRRVEEHNAGTGAKYTRGRRPVELVHTEQFASKSRAMSREYEIKQFSRTQKERLLE; from the coding sequence ATGCACTACGTCTACGTCGTCGAATGCGCAGATGGGTCGCTCTACACGGGCTATACGACCGACGTGACACGTCGCGTCGAAGAACACAACGCCGGAACCGGGGCGAAGTACACGCGCGGGCGCCGCCCCGTCGAACTCGTCCACACAGAACAGTTCGCGTCGAAGTCACGGGCGATGAGCCGCGAGTACGAAATCAAGCAGTTTTCCCGGACACAAAAAGAGCGATTGCTTGAGTGA
- the larB gene encoding nickel pincer cofactor biosynthesis protein LarB, translating into MRDILEAVAAGDLSVAAAEAKLAGYATDDVGRFDAAREHRSGVPEAVYGTGKTTAEICSLVETALETTGRAIATRVTSKDANAIRATLRPAFSGTLSFDERAGVLRAHAERFERRDLDATVGVVTAGTADGGPAGEAAAIASEMGATVTRIDDVGVAGIHRLFDTLEELRALDVLIVAAGREGALPTVIAGLVDVPVIALPIASGYGVGGDGEAALFGMLQSCTALTTVNVDAGFVAGAQAGLIARRLHSARSRQG; encoded by the coding sequence ATGCGCGACATCTTAGAAGCCGTCGCGGCGGGCGACCTCAGTGTTGCGGCCGCAGAAGCCAAGTTAGCAGGGTACGCCACCGACGACGTCGGGCGGTTTGATGCCGCCCGCGAGCACCGAAGCGGCGTCCCGGAAGCCGTCTACGGGACGGGCAAAACGACCGCAGAAATCTGTTCGCTGGTCGAAACTGCACTGGAAACGACGGGGCGAGCAATTGCGACCAGAGTGACCAGCAAAGACGCGAATGCGATTCGCGCCACCCTTCGCCCGGCATTCTCCGGAACGCTCTCGTTCGATGAGCGGGCGGGCGTACTCAGAGCGCACGCAGAGCGCTTCGAGCGCCGTGACCTGGACGCGACGGTCGGCGTCGTAACAGCAGGAACCGCAGATGGCGGCCCAGCGGGCGAGGCGGCGGCGATTGCGAGCGAGATGGGTGCGACCGTAACACGCATCGACGACGTGGGTGTGGCGGGCATCCATCGCCTGTTCGACACCTTAGAAGAGCTGCGCGCACTCGACGTGCTCATCGTGGCCGCGGGCCGCGAAGGCGCCCTTCCGACGGTGATTGCGGGACTCGTAGACGTGCCGGTGATTGCCCTGCCCATCGCCTCTGGCTACGGTGTTGGTGGCGATGGCGAAGCCGCGCTGTTCGGCATGTTGCAGTCGTGTACGGCGTTGACAACCGTGAACGTCGATGCGGGCTTTGTTGCAGGGGCGCAAGCGGGATTGATTGCACGACGGCTCCACTCTGCCCGGAGTCGGCAGGGATAA
- a CDS encoding DUF1931 family protein: MADLIVKAAVKEALDDMNVASDFYDALDEEVAELLEDAARRAKENDRKTVQPRDL, from the coding sequence ATGGCAGACCTGATCGTCAAAGCCGCCGTCAAGGAAGCGCTCGATGACATGAACGTTGCGTCCGACTTTTACGACGCACTCGACGAGGAAGTCGCAGAGCTTCTCGAAGACGCCGCACGCCGCGCCAAAGAGAACGACCGTAAGACGGTCCAGCCGCGCGACCTCTAA
- the rpiA gene encoding ribose-5-phosphate isomerase RpiA: MKTTGGSDDAKRRAGERAAAEATDGMVVGLGTGSTAAHAIRALGQAVNAGLDIQGIPTSFQSRQLALSVGIPLTSLDAVDTVHLAIDGADQLAGRHCIKGGGAAHTREKIVDSAAERFIVVADTTKQVETLDHPVPVEVIPEAWTVVTEKIATKVGGEATLREAARKDGPVVTDNGNLVLDCDFGEIRDPAMLALDLAAIPGVVEHGLFINLADAAFVGTETGVEEQSF; encoded by the coding sequence ATGAAAACGACCGGCGGAAGCGATGACGCAAAGCGCCGCGCGGGCGAACGCGCCGCGGCAGAAGCCACAGACGGAATGGTCGTCGGCCTCGGGACGGGGTCGACGGCCGCGCACGCGATTCGCGCGCTCGGCCAAGCGGTGAACGCGGGCCTCGACATCCAGGGCATCCCCACGTCGTTTCAGTCGCGCCAGCTTGCGCTAAGTGTGGGGATTCCACTCACCTCACTCGACGCGGTTGACACCGTCCATCTCGCCATCGACGGCGCAGACCAACTCGCCGGTCGCCACTGCATCAAAGGCGGCGGCGCGGCCCACACGCGCGAGAAAATCGTGGATTCGGCCGCAGAGCGGTTCATTGTCGTCGCAGACACGACGAAACAGGTCGAGACGCTCGACCATCCAGTTCCCGTCGAAGTCATCCCCGAGGCGTGGACCGTCGTGACCGAGAAAATTGCAACAAAAGTCGGCGGCGAAGCCACCCTCCGCGAAGCAGCGCGCAAAGACGGCCCCGTCGTCACGGACAATGGCAACCTCGTGCTCGACTGCGATTTCGGTGAGATACGCGACCCCGCCATGCTCGCACTCGACCTCGCCGCGATTCCGGGCGTGGTCGAACACGGGTTGTTCATCAATCTCGCAGACGCCGCGTTCGTCGGCACGGAGACGGGCGTCGAAGAACAGTCGTTCTGA